The following coding sequences lie in one Chionomys nivalis chromosome 8, mChiNiv1.1, whole genome shotgun sequence genomic window:
- the LOC130880484 gene encoding olfactory receptor 10A3-like, with product MRRQNDSSVVEFILLGFSHLPELQTHLFRAFLVIYLMTLTGNTIIVTVIFLDQSLHIPMYQFLQNLSVVEASFSTAIMPEMLVVLTSEKATISFGGCFAQMYFILLFGGTECFLLGAMAYDRFAAICHPLSYPVIMNKRVFVKLVICSWISGIMVATVQTTWVFSFPFCGPSKINHISCETPAVLELACADTFLFEIYAFTGTILIVMVPFLLILLSYIRILFAILKMPSSTGRQKAFSTCASHLTSVTLFYGTACMTYLQPKSRYSPDTKKLMSLAYSLLTPLLNPLIYSLRNKEMKRAMVKLWERKVALHTM from the coding sequence ATGAGGAGGCAGAATGATAGCTCCGTGGTTGAGTTTATCCTCTTGGGCTTTTCTCACCTTCCTGAGCTCCAAACACACCTGTTTAGAGCCTTCTTGGTTATTTATTTGATGACTCTGACAGGAAATACTATTATTGTCACTGTCATCTTCCTGGACCAGAGCCTGCACATCCCTATGTACCAGTTCCTGCAGAACTTGTCAGTGGTGGAAGCTAGCTTCAGCACAGCCATTATGCCTGAAATGCTGGTGGTTCTCACCTCCGAGAAAGCCACCATTTCCTTTGGGGGTTGTTTTGCACAGATGTATTTCATTCTTCTCTTTGGCGGGACTGAGTGTTTTCTCCTGGGGGCAATGGCTTATGACCGCTTTGCTGCAATCTGCCATCCTCTGTCCTACCCGGTCATTATGAACAAAAGGGTCTTCGTGAAACTAGTGATATGTTCATGGATATCAGGGATCATGGTAGCAACTGTGCAGACCACATGGGTGTTTAGCTTCCCTTTTTGTGGTCCTAGTAAAATTAATCATATATCATGTGAAACCCCAGCTGTGCTGGAGCTTGCATGTGCAGACACGTTCCTGTTTGAAATCTATGCCTTCACAGGCACCATTTTGATTGTCATGGTCCCATTTCTGTTGATTCTCTTGTCTTACATCCGGATTCTCTTTGCCATCCTGAAGATGCCATCCTCTACTGGGAGGCAGAAGGCTTTCTCCACGTGTGCCTCTCACCTCacatctgtcaccctcttctacGGCACAGCCTGCATGACCTATTTGCAGCCCAAATCCAGGTACTCACCAGACACCAAGAAACTGATGTCATTGGCTTACTCTCTGCTCACCCCTCTGCTGAATCCACtcatctacagcctgaggaacaagGAGATGAAAAGGGCCATGGTGAAATTATGGGAAAGAAAAGTGGCTTTACATACCATGTGA